The nucleotide sequence TGATTAGGTTCTATTCTCTTGAAATAGACAACCTTCTTTTTATTCATAGACGACAAGACCAACCGACCGTCCATATTCGTCCCTCGATAATAATTTAATGTAAATTCGGCAGGAGTATATACTCTCGAATCTTTATCGGGAACATACTCAAAACGTTGCTCCGACTCCAACCACATAGAATCTTTGACCAAATGTGTATCCCAAATCAATATCTTATTGACCGTTTTTGAATGAGGAGGAACTGTATCAAGCCTCCCGGAGCCACACAAAGTCCTATAATCGACAACCGCATAAGCATCCGTTTTATTCATCGTCACAATATCGACAGAATAAATACCCGATTTGTCATATTCTTCCTCACAGCCGAACAAGAAAAGAACAAAAGCAATAGCCGAATAAATAAAAGGCTTTTTCATTTCAACGTTGTTTTTCGATAGGTTAATCATATAAAATACAATCTATTTTTGCCTCCCTATTCCCCTCCGGCAGACGTTTAAAACTAAAAAAGCGTAGGGAACTTACCTGTTTATCTTACAAGAGGTACGACCAAGTAACCACGCAGAAATAAACAGTTACCCCCACGCCGACCGATATATACCCGCACTCCCGTGCGCATATATGGCAAGCATGAGCGTTTGCACTGCTTATCCTTCTGCTAAAAATTGGTCGTTTTCTTGTAAAGGATAAAACAAAACGCTTCAAAAAAAATATGTCTGTCGAACAGACCAAACAGCCGAACGACTTGGCGAAGATAGTGTAAAGGGAAATTAAAAACAAGTTTTATATTGTGTTTTTATCTCCTAATTACATAAAGCCTATATGTATACGATACAGAGAAAATACCACGGAACTAACCATACTTGAATGCTGACTATTGAGCTCGATTACGAGAACAGTAAGGAAAAGTTAATAAAGTCATTTAATAAAAAATCCCCGGAAAGAAATTCTTTCCGGGGATATATACTTGGAGAGTGTTTCAAAATTTAATTTCTCTCTACTGCCAAGAAGGCTCTATTTCAATCAGAAACGATTAAATACCCAACTCTTTTTTAATCGCTTCGATTTTAGCATCGGCCGCTGCATTGGCTGCATCGTAATCGGCATAGTTATCCATCTTGATACCACGCACTTCGATATAGAATTTGATTTTAGGTTCTGTACCGGAAGGACGGATAGAGACTTTGGAACCATCTGCCGAAAAATATTGCAAGACATTGGAAGTTACAGGCATATCGAGTTTCGATTTCGTACCATTCACCACATCGGTAACTTCAAGCGATGCATAATCTTTTACAAGAATCACAGGAGAACCACCGAGTTCTTTCATAGGATTCTCACGGAAATTCTTCATCATGGCGACTATCTCCTCGGCTCCCGATTTCCCTTTACGAACGACCGAGATACCCTTTTCTTTGGAATATCCATATTTAATATAGATATCCTGCAACATTTGGTACATAGTCATACCTTTGTCTTTCGCCCAAGCAGCGATTTCGGCCATTAAAGAAATAGACGATACAGAGTCTTTGTCGCGAACGAAATCTTCGGGCAAAAATCCGTAGCTTTCTTCTCCGCCACCTATATAGCGGGCTTTGCCTTCGTTCTCACGAATAACAGAAGCAATCCATTTGAAGCCTGTATAGCAATCGTACATTTTGAATCCGTTCTGCTCGGCGATCGTCTTGATAGTCTCGGTCGTCACAATAGTCTTAACGATATATTCGTTACCTTTCAGCAGCCCTAATTCTTTATTACGAGTCATCAGGTAATTGAGGAATATCATCACAATCTGATTGCCATTCACCAAAACGAATTCTCCTTTATCGTTACGCACAGCGATACCGATACGATCGGCATCGGGATCAGAAGCCATGACCAACTCGGCATCGGTTTCAATGGCTTTCTTAATAGCCATATCGAGAGCCGCAGGTTCTTCGGGATTGGGAGAAACGACAGTCGGAAAATCTCCACTTACAACATCTTGTTCGGGAACGTGAATGATGTTGGTGAATCCGAAGTTTTTCAACGAAGCAGGAATCAACTTCACACCCGTACCATGTATAGGCGTGTATACAATTTTCATATCGTGATGATGAGCAATGGCCTCGGGACTAAGCGATAGAGTCTTAATACGGTCGAGATACCGACGATCTATTTCCTCTCCGATAATCTCGATCAGCTCTGCATTTCCCCGGAACTTCACATCTTTCACCGAAGTGATTTTATTTACTTCGTCTATGGTATTCTTATCGTGAGGTGCTATCATCTGTGCCCCATCGTTCCAATAAGCCTTATATCCATTGTATTCTTTGGGATTATGCGATGCCGTAAGTATCACTCCACTCTGACACCCCAACTCTCGAATGGCAAAAGAAACTTCGGGAGTAGGACGCAAAGCATCGAACAAATATACTTTAATACCATTCGCCGAAAAAACATCGGCAGCGACCTCGGCAAATTTGCGGCTGTTGTTCCGGCAGTCGTGACCGATAGCAACCTTTATCTGGGGTAGGTCGGCAAAGGCCTTTTTCAAATAATTGGACAATCCCTGAGTAGCAGCTCCCACCGTATAGATATTCATACGATTCGTTCCGGCTCCCATGATTCCACGCAGACCACCCGTACCAAATTCGAGGTCCTTATAAAACGCTTCTATCAAATCGGTCTTATCTTCGTTATCGAGCATGGCACGCACAGCGGCCTTTGTTTCTTCGTCATAGCCATCGCCCAACCATATTTGAGCTTTGGCGGTCACCTGTTTCAATAAATCTTCATTTCCCATATCGTAAAGAATTCAATAGTTAATTATCTTCTGTCACAAATTTAGTTATTTCAACGAGACCACCACACTATTTAAGCAAAAGTTTCTCATTAATTTAACATTCAGTAATCCAAGAGCTACCTCACTCTCCCAAACAATTCCCGACAAGGCTCAATACTTCGGAGGCGTTTCGAGAAAGCGATTGCCCGTCTGCCGCACGATTTCTTCGTAGTACTCTTGGGAATATCCGGGGAAAAGTGGAGAATCGGGCAATCCGTAACCATTATCCTTGAATTTTCCATTTTCTTCTTGCTTTACATTTCCATCGAGGAATTTCACCATAAGATACTCACCTAACTTCTTCCAACGAGCGGTCGAGGCTTCGGCGGCATCGCAACTATATTGCGTGAGGTAGGCAATAGCCTCTTGGGGAGAGGTCGCATACAACTCGACAGCAGCCTTATCGACCGCCGGCTGACGGAGATTCAACGAGGTTTCGACAGCCGACTGGACTTTGCGAATATCTCCTATCATAGGCTCATAACGAGCATAAGCCATATTCGCCACCCAATTATGAATCCAAAAAGCCGAGGTCCATGAGAAATCATACATCGATCCATTCTCCGGACTAAAACATTCGGGAACCTGTGTAATACCACAATACATCGGGATATAAACACATGTATTGGCATCATCGACTCCGAACCAAAGTACACCACCGACAGGATCGGGCAACCAATTCCGCATTTGTCCGACTAACGTAAATCCGGTCTGTTGCGTAGCAATGGCTCGTTCCATGCAGTAGGATTTGCCATCTACCTCGAATGACATGGGACGGAAACGATAAGGGACTTTGAATGGCCCAGCCCCTACATCTTGCGTCATATCGAAAGGCGTATCTTCAAAATGGTCACGCATAGCCTCTTTCATATCTTGTACAGATAACTTTCGCGAGGGTTTAACATAAAGCGGAAACGGTTCAGCCGATTCTCCATTGACATAGGGCAAATAATTGTCCATCGTACTATCATACTTACGGAAGAAAGACCACACCCGAGCATCGCAAGCTCTCAAAGCTCCGAAATCGGCGGGTGAATAGGCTCGCGCAAAACTGAAATCTTTATTCAGCCCATCAAAATACCCCATCTCCCGAGCAAAAGAAATCACATCGGGAGAGTACAGGCAATTCTCTTTATCGTCCATAGGAATCTTGTGAATACGAGGATAGTTGGCATGACCGGCGATACAATCGTCAGGAATACGAACCGCCACCCAAACGGCTCCCCGACGTCCGGGGCCCTTGCCGATCAAGTCCAAAATCCATGCTTCGTTGGGATCGGCAATCGTGAACGATTCTCCACTACTATAATATCCGTATTTTTTTACAAGTCCGGTCATTACCTTTATAGCTTCGCGTGCGGTTTTCGCCCGTTCAAGTGCAAGTTGCATCAACGAGCCATAATCGATAATACCTGTCGTATCGACCAATTCGGGACGACCACCCCATGTCGATTCCACAACAGTAAGCTGATGTTCGTTCATATTGCCTATCACGGCGTAGGTATGTTCTACCTGTTCTATTTCTCCCAATGGTTTATTCGTATCCCACTCTACAATCGAACGCATAGAGCCCTTTGGCCAATCGGCAGCAGGAGAAGAAGTCAAAGCTCCGTACAAAGTATGAGAGTCTGCCGAATAAGTAACCAATACACTACCATCGACAGTAGCCTGCTTCCCGGCAATCAATCCCGTACAAGCCCACACGTGGACAAAAAATCCTACCGTAAAAAAAACTAAAATCGCAATTTTCTTCATATCAAATAATTTTTATTTACCACACAAAAGAGTTCGTATAAGACTGCTCGTTGCCACACATATCGTAAACCACAACGTGCAACGTATGCTCGCTACCTTTTTTTACCCTGTTACTTTCGAGACGATATGAAATTCTACCTGTCTTCCCGTCTAATTCGAACAAAACAAATTTCCCGTCGATCTCTCCCCGATAACTTTTCAAACCACTTTGGTCATCGCTTATTTTCAAAATGACTTTTTCCCGAGTCGACCATTTGTCTGGTGCAATCGGAAGTATCGTCGGAGGCAATGTATCTACCGAAACGGCATAAGACCCGAACTCCGTAATTTTAGCCTTATACCAACCATTTGCATACTCCCCGCAAACCGGATAGGATCTATCATCGTCCAAACGAACCAAATAATATTGCCTTTTATCTGACAATTTATCCTCGGTCAACCGTACAGAAATTTCGGCAGCTTTATGCAAAGGGGGTACAGAAGGTGCAATAATGTGAATATCGGAACAATATTTTTTCGAAGGAATCTTTCTTCTCGTAAAATCGAGATTTTCATACAAAGCTCCGGCCGGCACAAAAATGCCAAAATCGTCTTTTTTATAGAGATTATCTACTGCATAAGAGAAATATATCCCCTCTTTTTTAGGGAGTGGAGGTTCCTGCAATTTTCCAATCAATGAAAATTCGACAGAGGAACTATTCCCGTCATAATCGGTCAAAACATACCGACAACGATAGGCTCGCTCCTCATCGACATGAAGAATGCCTCTATTTTCTACTTGTTTATAAATAGACTTCAACCGATTACCCGGTGCAATATAAGTGCGCATAATCACTCCTTCTTCGGCAAAGCTATTAATATAACGAGTCTCGTCAAACGAATAACGATAGATATAGGTCGAAAAAAACAGGCTGTCATCGATATACAAATCGACTTGATGGACTCCATATTTATTCGTCGTACCCGTCATTCGATCATACGCCTCGATACCAAACGATACATCGCCCCATACCGGAACCGACTCCCCTATCGAGTAAGAACCGGCCGAAGCGCGCACCGCTTTTCTTTCCATGCGACGAGTCGTATTTCCCATCACCCCTTCATGCGTATAAAAAACGAGGTTACGAACTTCGGGAGCTACATCGTCTGTGATTAAAGGAGACAACCATTCCTGAGGATCCATCGGGTCTTGCGTATCGGTATCCCGTATATCCAAATGCAAATGAGGACCGCCAGACGATCCCGAATTCCCGCTATATCCGATTATATTGCCTTGTGCGACAGGGATTTCACCTTCGGCAAATTCACAATCGATAGAAAAATCCTCTTGCTCATACTGCTGACGGCGAACAATTTCATCGATAAAAGGCGCAAACCGGTCCAAATGTCCGTAAACCGTAGTCAAACCCGACGAGTGATTGATATACACAGCTCTGCCAAATCCCCACGGAGAAACAACGACCCGAGAAACATAACCGTCGTCCATAGCATATACTGGCAATCCGATACGTCCTTGTGTCTTCAAATCAATCCCCGAATGGAAATGATTCGGTCGTAATTCTCCGAAATTAGCACTCATCAATAACGGAATTTTCAAAGGCGATATCATCTCACCTCTACTCACCGTTAAAATTAAAAAAGAAAATATCCCTAAAAATATAGGACGTAAATACATAATATTCCTCATTCTTTTCTATAACATGCAAATAATATAAAAGATCAGGCTTGAAATTGCCGGAACGCAACTTATCTGTATCCCCATCTTCACATAATGCAAAGATAACGCAAGCAGGGGCAATATGAAAATTTAAACAAGTTCTTATCCATACAATTTTCTATTTTTTATAGTTCGAAAAAATTTGAATGTAACTATAAGGGTTATACATTCTTTTTGTGTCATAATAATAAACAAAATTCAAAAAGCTCAAAACCATGAAAAAAGTCTCACTTTTATCTATTTTCATCTTTCTTGTTCTAGATCCTATATTTGCCGTTACTTATGATAATTTATATGTAGTAGGCAATGCTTGTTCGGCCGGTTGGAATCCAGACGGAGCACTCGTCATGGTTCAAGAAAGTGAAAATACTTTTACGTGGAGCGGCCCATTAAAAAAAGACAACGGGAATCAAGAACGATTTAAATTACTCACAGCACGGTCTTGGACAACCTCACTGACTTGTAACTTGGAAAAAGCAGGCCATCAAATAATTACTTCGGGCGGAGAGTATGATTTATACATAAAATTAGAAACCGACGGTAAACCGGATAACGCTTTCCAAGTAGCGGAAACCGGAATATATACGATAGAAGTGAATACATCGTCCATGAAGATGAAATGCACCAAAATCGCCGATTATGAAGATCCCAATCTTGTATTTACCAAAGAAACATTCCATTCAACCTCGGAAGGATTGCTAAATTACAGGAAATTGGAACCACCAACCATAGAAAAGGGTAAACAGTATCCCTTAGTTATTTTCCTGCATGGTGCGGGAGAGAGAGGCTCAGACAATGAAAGTCAACTGAGATACGGTTCCGAAATGTTCACAAATCCCCAAAACCGAAAGGATTATCCTGCATTCGTACTATTCCCACAATGTCCTCCGTCCAATTTTTGGCCATTCGAGTCACAACCGGCCTCCTATGATGCTACAACTTTCCCAATCGATTATCCAACCTCCACACCGACCAAACTGGTAAAAGAACTTATCGATTCTTACCTTCAAATGGAAGAAATCGATAAAGACCGTATATATATCCTCGGCATTTCGATGGGTGGCATGGGTACATTCGATATAGCCTGCCGGTATCCCGAGACTTTCGCCGCAGCTATACCCATTTGCGGCGGAGTGAATGTAGAAAGACTAGACAACAAGGTAAAAAACATATATTGGCGACTTTTCCACGGCGACGCAGACGGAGTCGTTCCCGTAAACAATTCCCGCCAAGCCTACCAGAAACTTACAAATATCAAAGCTGACGCAGAATATATAGAAGTTCCCGGTGCAAGCCATTTCGTATGGGACGAGGTTTTTAAAAGAGAAGACTTTTTATCTTGGATATTCGCCAAAAAACGTCAATCGACAGGAGGAAGCGATATTGAAACGAGTAAAACCGATACATCTTTACGATGTTATTGTTATAAACAAATGTTGTATATCGACACGAACGATCAAACGCCACTAAAAGCCAATGTATATACGACATCAGGTGCGCTAGTTCATTCATCTTGCTACAACAGTTCTTCTATCGTTTCACCTCTCACCTCATTGAAACCGGGGATTTATATTATAGAGATTCTTCAAGGAGAGAAGCGATACCATTCGAAAATTTCGTTATAAACTTCCCTGCCAAAAAACTTCTTCTTACATACAATAAACGAAGTCCGACCGATATAGATTCATTATCGGCCGGACTGTTTTACACGAATCCAATGCAACTAATTATCGCCCGGTAGCCTGCAAATAGGCTGTAAGTTTCTGTTGGTAAGCCGTACATGCCTCGGCGTACTGATCATGGCTTTGCTGCATAAGCGACTGAGCATCGAGCAAATCGGACAGAGAGACAGTCCCCGCCTTATAATAATCGTTATTGAGACGAAGATTTTCGGTAGAAGATTCTATGGATTTCTCGGAAAGAAGCACTTGCTGATAGGCTTCCTGTAAATCGTTCCATTTGACTTCTATCTCAACCAACATCATTTCCCGGGAATCCTGCCGGGTATTTTCGGCTTGCTGTTTTTTTATTTTTTCCCGTTTAATGGCGTGCGAACCTCCCCACCATGAAGAAATAGGAACCGACACACTGGCAAAAATCATTCCGAAATCGGTATCTTTTTCCATCAAATCATGATAAATATACCCGGCTCCTACCCCCACAGAAGGAAGATTTTCTCCTCGCTTCATGCGCAGTTGCAATTTAGCAGCCTCTACACTCTTATCGAGCAGTTTACTTTCGGCACGATTTTCAAGTCCCGTCTCGGGGGCAACATAATAGTCCAACGGAGATACAGCCGAAGGAAAATCATCGAAAGCAATATCGAATTCACTCTTATCGACACCTATAAGTTGGCACAATAGCATCTTTGTCACTGACAAACCATTCTCTACTTTTAATCGATTCGCCATAATGTCTTGCTGTTGCAACTCCACTCTTAACAAATCGTTTCGTATAGTAAGCCCCGCATCAACCGCTGCTTTTACATCTTTATATATTCCTTTGAGTTGAGTTTCCAACGTCTCCAACGTACGCAACTTCTCTTTTAGTGCGACAATCTGCCAATAATATTGATTAACAGAGGCTTCTACCTGATCTTCTGTAAGAGAAAGCTGATATTTACTCACTTGTTTTCCTATATTTGCCAACTTATTCCCATTGACAATGCGACCACCCATAAATACAGGTTGAACCAAAGTCACCCCTGCCGTCTTCCCTTTCTTCAACATCTCCATAGATAAAGGCGGTATTCCCGGAACCGGCAGTGCCATATCCATCTGAGCCATTCCTTCACTGGCCTTGAAAATCGCACCTACCGCCGACACATTCGGAAAGTAATTGGTAAAAGCCTCTTTGGAAGTTTGTTTGGCAGCCTCGACTTCAAACCGGCTGTTTTTCATTTTTGCACTATTTTCCAATGCCAATGTTCTACATTCTTCGAGTGTATAAAGTTTCTGCGCATTTGAAGATACCACGCTTAACATCAAACATAACGCAGGATATATAATTCGATTTCTCATAATTGTTCTTTCTTTCAATGATTTATACTTTTGCGATCGGCTCTGCTAAATATTAACCAATAGGCTACGGGTAATATCGTTACAGTCAGTACCATAGAAACAATAGTCCCGAAAAACACCACCGAACCCATAGGGGACCACAGCGGACTACCGCCAAGAATCATAGGAATAACTCCCATCGATGCAGCAGCAGAAGTAAGAAAAATAGGGCGCATTCTACGCTTCGCTGAGTGCAAAGCGGCTTCCCTAACCGTCAAACCTTCTTTTTCCCTTAGCTCATCGGCATAGTCGAGCATAATAATGCCGTTACGTACAAGGATACCCATCAAG is from Barnesiella intestinihominis YIT 11860 and encodes:
- a CDS encoding phospho-sugar mutase, translated to MGNEDLLKQVTAKAQIWLGDGYDEETKAAVRAMLDNEDKTDLIEAFYKDLEFGTGGLRGIMGAGTNRMNIYTVGAATQGLSNYLKKAFADLPQIKVAIGHDCRNNSRKFAEVAADVFSANGIKVYLFDALRPTPEVSFAIRELGCQSGVILTASHNPKEYNGYKAYWNDGAQMIAPHDKNTIDEVNKITSVKDVKFRGNAELIEIIGEEIDRRYLDRIKTLSLSPEAIAHHHDMKIVYTPIHGTGVKLIPASLKNFGFTNIIHVPEQDVVSGDFPTVVSPNPEEPAALDMAIKKAIETDAELVMASDPDADRIGIAVRNDKGEFVLVNGNQIVMIFLNYLMTRNKELGLLKGNEYIVKTIVTTETIKTIAEQNGFKMYDCYTGFKWIASVIRENEGKARYIGGGEESYGFLPEDFVRDKDSVSSISLMAEIAAWAKDKGMTMYQMLQDIYIKYGYSKEKGISVVRKGKSGAEEIVAMMKNFRENPMKELGGSPVILVKDYASLEVTDVVNGTKSKLDMPVTSNVLQYFSADGSKVSIRPSGTEPKIKFYIEVRGIKMDNYADYDAANAAADAKIEAIKKELGI
- a CDS encoding dipeptidase translates to MKKIAILVFFTVGFFVHVWACTGLIAGKQATVDGSVLVTYSADSHTLYGALTSSPAADWPKGSMRSIVEWDTNKPLGEIEQVEHTYAVIGNMNEHQLTVVESTWGGRPELVDTTGIIDYGSLMQLALERAKTAREAIKVMTGLVKKYGYYSSGESFTIADPNEAWILDLIGKGPGRRGAVWVAVRIPDDCIAGHANYPRIHKIPMDDKENCLYSPDVISFAREMGYFDGLNKDFSFARAYSPADFGALRACDARVWSFFRKYDSTMDNYLPYVNGESAEPFPLYVKPSRKLSVQDMKEAMRDHFEDTPFDMTQDVGAGPFKVPYRFRPMSFEVDGKSYCMERAIATQQTGFTLVGQMRNWLPDPVGGVLWFGVDDANTCVYIPMYCGITQVPECFSPENGSMYDFSWTSAFWIHNWVANMAYARYEPMIGDIRKVQSAVETSLNLRQPAVDKAAVELYATSPQEAIAYLTQYSCDAAEASTARWKKLGEYLMVKFLDGNVKQEENGKFKDNGYGLPDSPLFPGYSQEYYEEIVRQTGNRFLETPPKY
- a CDS encoding M23 family metallopeptidase, producing the protein MSANFGELRPNHFHSGIDLKTQGRIGLPVYAMDDGYVSRVVVSPWGFGRAVYINHSSGLTTVYGHLDRFAPFIDEIVRRQQYEQEDFSIDCEFAEGEIPVAQGNIIGYSGNSGSSGGPHLHLDIRDTDTQDPMDPQEWLSPLITDDVAPEVRNLVFYTHEGVMGNTTRRMERKAVRASAGSYSIGESVPVWGDVSFGIEAYDRMTGTTNKYGVHQVDLYIDDSLFFSTYIYRYSFDETRYINSFAEEGVIMRTYIAPGNRLKSIYKQVENRGILHVDEERAYRCRYVLTDYDGNSSSVEFSLIGKLQEPPLPKKEGIYFSYAVDNLYKKDDFGIFVPAGALYENLDFTRRKIPSKKYCSDIHIIAPSVPPLHKAAEISVRLTEDKLSDKRQYYLVRLDDDRSYPVCGEYANGWYKAKITEFGSYAVSVDTLPPTILPIAPDKWSTREKVILKISDDQSGLKSYRGEIDGKFVLFELDGKTGRISYRLESNRVKKGSEHTLHVVVYDMCGNEQSYTNSFVW
- a CDS encoding SusF/SusE family outer membrane protein → MKKVSLLSIFIFLVLDPIFAVTYDNLYVVGNACSAGWNPDGALVMVQESENTFTWSGPLKKDNGNQERFKLLTARSWTTSLTCNLEKAGHQIITSGGEYDLYIKLETDGKPDNAFQVAETGIYTIEVNTSSMKMKCTKIADYEDPNLVFTKETFHSTSEGLLNYRKLEPPTIEKGKQYPLVIFLHGAGERGSDNESQLRYGSEMFTNPQNRKDYPAFVLFPQCPPSNFWPFESQPASYDATTFPIDYPTSTPTKLVKELIDSYLQMEEIDKDRIYILGISMGGMGTFDIACRYPETFAAAIPICGGVNVERLDNKVKNIYWRLFHGDADGVVPVNNSRQAYQKLTNIKADAEYIEVPGASHFVWDEVFKREDFLSWIFAKKRQSTGGSDIETSKTDTSLRCYCYKQMLYIDTNDQTPLKANVYTTSGALVHSSCYNSSSIVSPLTSLKPGIYIIEILQGEKRYHSKISL
- a CDS encoding TolC family protein; this translates as MRNRIIYPALCLMLSVVSSNAQKLYTLEECRTLALENSAKMKNSRFEVEAAKQTSKEAFTNYFPNVSAVGAIFKASEGMAQMDMALPVPGIPPLSMEMLKKGKTAGVTLVQPVFMGGRIVNGNKLANIGKQVSKYQLSLTEDQVEASVNQYYWQIVALKEKLRTLETLETQLKGIYKDVKAAVDAGLTIRNDLLRVELQQQDIMANRLKVENGLSVTKMLLCQLIGVDKSEFDIAFDDFPSAVSPLDYYVAPETGLENRAESKLLDKSVEAAKLQLRMKRGENLPSVGVGAGYIYHDLMEKDTDFGMIFASVSVPISSWWGGSHAIKREKIKKQQAENTRQDSREMMLVEIEVKWNDLQEAYQQVLLSEKSIESSTENLRLNNDYYKAGTVSLSDLLDAQSLMQQSHDQYAEACTAYQQKLTAYLQATGR